A window of Campylobacter cuniculorum DSM 23162 = LMG 24588 contains these coding sequences:
- a CDS encoding RelA/SpoT family protein has protein sequence MKTFDEEFLLEKLIEEIKNCRNLENAQRILYRVCEKDEVLEKAVQRCIAYHQGQLRKSGEPYAVHPILVASLVGFLSDSRPTILAALLHDVIEDTDCTEEELREEFGSEVLRLVLGLTKIIEIREDNLISSKSKKNLTKSALTFRNMLLASIEDVGVLIVKLCDRLHNMLTLEALREDKQKRISEETLVVYAPIAHRLGISSIKNYLEDLSFKYLMPDEYKQIYNYINSKNQQMQLGLNDFISKIELLFLSNGFRQGTFEIQKRIKHSYSIYLKMQRKGVGIEEVLDLLGVRILVNKISDCYLALGILHTNFNPLISRFKDYIALPKQNGYQTIHTTLFDTKNIIEAQIRTFDMHKIAEFGIAAHWKYKEEGSIAAPKLDWLTDISMQNANQLENAEDYNAIELYEYAKDSLYVEDIAVYSPKGEIFTLPRGATVLDFAYEVHTKIGLHAKSAYVNRVKVPLLTELKNGDIVRIVTTDERFYRCSWIDSVKTGKAKANIREFCKQKIREIDFTSAINMLCCVFRTHKEQIEDWIKKENLGRRIHQISSDNAYFEDIVNALKKYAKKSWFNRYEIREQKIGHFLFYSNNKISNVEFDYCCHPKKGDSIIAFVEGGNAIVHHKLCDKAEQMLNENKDMIFIKWDSNIPKQYKVIFSLENKKGILAEFLVLLAKMQINLLTINLSSNSYSAMDYFEITIEIPNNLKVENVRDRLKSSYKILDFTSLNDAYKEGGLE, from the coding sequence TTGAAAACATTTGATGAAGAATTTTTACTTGAAAAATTAATCGAAGAGATTAAAAATTGTAGAAATTTAGAAAATGCACAAAGAATTCTTTACCGGGTCTGTGAAAAAGATGAGGTTTTAGAAAAAGCGGTGCAACGTTGTATTGCTTATCATCAAGGACAATTGAGAAAAAGCGGTGAGCCCTATGCAGTGCATCCTATTTTAGTGGCGAGTTTGGTAGGATTTTTAAGCGATAGCAGACCGACTATTTTGGCGGCACTTTTACACGATGTGATTGAGGATACTGATTGCACTGAAGAGGAACTAAGAGAAGAATTTGGTTCTGAAGTTTTAAGGCTTGTTTTGGGATTGACTAAAATCATAGAAATTAGAGAAGATAATCTTATTAGCTCTAAATCAAAAAAAAATCTCACCAAATCCGCACTAACCTTTAGAAATATGCTTTTAGCAAGTATAGAAGATGTGGGAGTTTTGATTGTAAAGCTTTGCGACAGACTCCACAATATGCTCACTTTAGAGGCATTAAGAGAGGATAAACAAAAAAGAATCAGTGAAGAAACCTTAGTTGTTTATGCTCCTATTGCACACAGACTTGGAATTTCAAGCATTAAAAATTATTTAGAAGATTTGAGTTTTAAATATTTAATGCCCGATGAATATAAACAAATTTATAATTATATCAACTCAAAAAATCAGCAAATGCAACTTGGATTGAATGATTTTATATCTAAAATTGAATTATTATTTTTAAGCAATGGTTTCAGACAGGGCACTTTTGAAATTCAAAAGCGTATAAAACACAGCTATTCTATCTATCTTAAAATGCAAAGAAAGGGCGTTGGTATCGAGGAGGTGCTTGATTTATTAGGGGTGAGAATTTTAGTCAATAAAATTTCTGATTGTTATTTGGCTTTAGGAATTTTGCATACAAATTTTAATCCCTTAATCTCGCGTTTTAAAGATTATATCGCTTTACCTAAACAAAATGGCTATCAAACGATTCACACCACACTTTTTGATACAAAAAATATTATTGAGGCTCAAATTCGTACTTTTGATATGCACAAGATTGCCGAATTTGGAATTGCTGCACATTGGAAATACAAAGAAGAGGGCAGTATCGCGGCTCCAAAATTGGATTGGCTTACTGATATTTCTATGCAAAATGCTAATCAGCTTGAAAATGCAGAAGATTATAATGCCATCGAGCTTTACGAATATGCTAAAGATAGCCTTTATGTTGAGGATATTGCTGTGTATTCTCCTAAGGGCGAGATTTTTACCCTTCCACGCGGTGCAACGGTGCTTGATTTTGCCTATGAAGTGCATACTAAGATAGGTTTGCATGCAAAAAGTGCCTATGTCAATCGTGTCAAAGTTCCCCTTTTAACAGAGCTTAAAAATGGAGATATAGTTCGTATTGTAACTACAGATGAAAGATTTTATCGTTGTTCTTGGATAGATAGTGTTAAAACAGGCAAGGCTAAAGCAAACATTAGAGAATTTTGCAAACAAAAAATCAGAGAAATTGATTTTACGAGTGCGATTAATATGCTTTGTTGTGTTTTTCGCACACATAAAGAGCAGATTGAAGATTGGATTAAAAAAGAAAATTTAGGGCGTAGAATTCATCAAATTTCTAGCGATAATGCTTATTTTGAAGATATAGTCAATGCCCTCAAAAAATATGCTAAAAAATCTTGGTTTAATAGGTATGAAATCAGGGAACAAAAAATCGGACATTTTTTATTTTATTCTAATAACAAAATTTCTAATGTGGAATTTGATTATTGTTGCCACCCTAAAAAAGGCGATTCTATCATTGCTTTTGTTGAAGGCGGAAACGCAATTGTGCATCATAAACTCTGTGATAAAGCTGAACAAATGCTTAATGAAAATAAAGACATGATATTTATAAAATGGGATTCTAATATCCCAAAACAATATAAAGTGATTTTTTCTTTAGAAAATAAAAAAGGAATTCTAGCCGAATTTTTAGTTTTACTTGCTAAAATGCAAATTAATTTATTGACCATCAATCTATCGAGTAATTCTTATTCAGCAATGGATTATTTTGAAA
- a CDS encoding DNA-directed RNA polymerase subunit omega, producing MMQRIEQIAAKALEKMGNDRYHLALVVAKRAEQLADGAMPLVELDKNKFKLADIALYEIAESKITLEGLVENI from the coding sequence ATTATGCAAAGAATCGAACAAATAGCTGCTAAAGCTTTAGAAAAAATGGGAAATGACCGCTATCATCTTGCCTTAGTGGTCGCAAAAAGAGCTGAACAGCTTGCTGATGGAGCTATGCCTTTGGTTGAACTTGATAAAAATAAATTCAAATTAGCAGATATTGCACTCTATGAAATTGCAGAAAGCAAAATCACTTTAGAGGGTTTAGTTGAAAACATTTGA
- the pyrH gene encoding UMP kinase — MEDKKRVLVKFSGEALAGDNGFGIENSILKFIALEIKSLIENHIEMGIVIGGGNIIRGVSAAKGGLIKRTSGDHMGMLATVINAIAIQEALESYGLEVRVQSAIKMEAFCETYIMRRAQRHLEKGRVVIFAAGTGNPYFTTDTTAILRAVEIGAQMVIKATKVNGVYDKDPKKFSDAVFLNSLSYDEAMRDNIKVMDDTAIALAKDNQLPIVVCNMFKEGNLLKILQGDTSLCSIVKNQ; from the coding sequence ATGGAAGATAAAAAAAGAGTTTTAGTTAAATTTTCAGGAGAGGCTTTAGCGGGAGATAATGGCTTTGGCATTGAAAATTCTATCCTAAAATTCATCGCTTTAGAAATTAAGAGCTTAATAGAAAATCATATCGAAATGGGTATCGTTATAGGCGGAGGAAATATCATACGCGGTGTTTCGGCTGCAAAAGGCGGACTCATTAAGCGAACAAGTGGAGATCATATGGGTATGCTTGCAACGGTGATTAATGCTATAGCCATTCAAGAAGCCTTAGAGAGTTATGGACTTGAGGTGAGGGTGCAAAGTGCGATTAAAATGGAGGCTTTTTGTGAAACTTATATTATGAGAAGAGCTCAAAGGCATTTGGAAAAAGGACGCGTTGTGATTTTTGCTGCGGGGACAGGAAATCCGTATTTTACTACAGATACTACAGCAATTTTAAGAGCAGTTGAGATTGGGGCGCAAATGGTGATTAAGGCTACAAAGGTCAATGGAGTCTATGATAAAGATCCTAAAAAATTTAGTGATGCTGTATTTTTAAACAGCTTAAGTTATGATGAGGCTATGCGAGATAATATTAAAGTTATGGATGATACAGCCATAGCCCTAGCTAAGGACAACCAGCTTCCTATCGTCGTTTGCAATATGTTTAAAGAGGGGAATTTGCTTAAAATTCTTCAAGGCGATACAAGTCTTTGTTCTATCGTTAAAAATCAATAA
- a CDS encoding murein hydrolase activator EnvC family protein, whose translation MRFVLFLSCILTFILASTINEKTKNLEENKRIQEQLNKKLEDLASDILNGEKSLKELSLQIQTLNSQTSKLEESAKLQNKELNTLNNQNKELLQNKALMENKLVSLIAKDFAYDLPIPQGYIESEESFMAFEVLENVDKVLREEIFNLSKNYEEVSRLIDEKQEQIKNIHLSLKNYNEQISKLRDLRQKQVDEINKQKTDRAIYTKKLEDLKAQQDELRNTLNQLKIIENKEQEEKKTANQNISKVPNNNQTIRQIGSSYQGTNIKKYTGKKTIAPLDSFVVKQKFGNYVDPIYNIKIFNENVVLRSKKSDATVKSVLDGKVVFAKDTSMLQRVVIVEHSDGVHTIYAHLDKIAPTIKAGKNIKKGAVLGRIKNDLTFEVTQKNFHINPLELISLN comes from the coding sequence ATGAGGTTTGTTTTATTTTTATCTTGTATTTTGACCTTTATTTTAGCGAGCACAATCAACGAAAAGACTAAAAATTTAGAAGAAAACAAACGCATACAAGAACAATTGAATAAAAAATTAGAAGATTTAGCAAGTGATATTTTAAATGGCGAAAAAAGCTTAAAGGAATTAAGTTTGCAAATTCAAACTCTTAATTCCCAAACTTCAAAGCTCGAAGAAAGTGCAAAATTACAAAATAAAGAACTCAATACACTCAACAATCAAAACAAAGAATTGCTTCAAAACAAAGCTTTGATGGAAAATAAGCTTGTTTCACTCATCGCTAAAGATTTTGCTTATGATTTGCCTATACCACAAGGCTATATTGAAAGTGAGGAAAGTTTTATGGCTTTTGAGGTTTTAGAAAATGTGGATAAGGTTTTAAGAGAGGAAATTTTTAATCTGTCTAAAAATTATGAGGAGGTGAGTCGTTTGATTGACGAGAAACAAGAGCAGATTAAAAACATTCATTTAAGTCTTAAAAATTACAATGAGCAAATTTCTAAGCTTAGAGATTTAAGACAAAAACAAGTTGATGAAATCAATAAACAAAAAACTGATAGAGCCATCTACACTAAAAAGCTTGAAGATTTAAAAGCCCAGCAAGATGAACTTAGAAATACTTTAAATCAACTTAAAATCATAGAAAATAAAGAACAAGAGGAAAAAAAGACAGCGAATCAAAACATCTCAAAAGTACCAAATAATAATCAAACCATAAGACAAATCGGTTCAAGTTATCAAGGCACAAATATTAAAAAATACACAGGTAAAAAAACCATAGCCCCGCTTGATTCTTTTGTTGTTAAACAAAAATTTGGAAATTATGTTGATCCCATTTATAATATTAAAATTTTTAATGAAAATGTGGTTTTAAGAAGTAAAAAATCTGATGCAACGGTTAAAAGTGTTTTAGATGGAAAGGTTGTTTTTGCTAAAGATACAAGTATGCTTCAAAGAGTTGTGATTGTTGAGCATAGCGATGGAGTGCATACAATTTATGCCCATCTTGATAAAATCGCACCGACTATAAAAGCGGGTAAGAATATTAAAAAAGGTGCTGTGCTTGGAAGAATCAAAAATGATTTAACTTTTGAAGTGACTCAAAAAAATTTTCATATCAATCCTTTAGAATTAATCAGTCTAAATTAG
- a CDS encoding ABC transporter permease produces MKFFKTHISLILPLLFMMFAFEFILLTNSTLNYYEKLVNKDYNIIITSTSNLDENIIKTKISSFVSFEILDPKDLIERLKKDISDKNLKILRNSLPKFYSIKLNHLPNQSELNTIKNQLLSINGISKVETFSKTHDKIYSLLVLVKLVFWLFLFIIILLSFVLFLKQMRIWLYEHTQRVEIMCLFGAPFWFRSFMLYRVVFVDCFISFLILLLFFTRFYNLTFIQESLKAVDIVLPPVNFIVHLGGIFLATLFVCLMCVNFVMFRVKR; encoded by the coding sequence ATGAAATTTTTTAAAACACATATCTCTTTGATTTTACCTTTGCTTTTTATGATGTTTGCTTTTGAGTTTATTTTGCTTACGAATTCAACTTTAAATTATTATGAAAAACTTGTGAATAAAGACTATAATATCATCATTACAAGCACTTCAAATCTTGATGAAAATATAATAAAGACAAAAATTTCTTCTTTTGTAAGTTTTGAAATTTTAGACCCTAAGGATTTAATCGAAAGACTAAAAAAAGACATTTCAGATAAAAATTTAAAGATTTTAAGAAATTCTTTACCAAAATTTTATAGCATAAAACTTAATCATTTGCCCAATCAAAGCGAATTAAACACAATAAAAAATCAGCTTTTGAGTATAAATGGCATCAGTAAAGTTGAAACCTTTTCTAAAACTCATGACAAAATTTATTCTTTGCTTGTTTTGGTTAAGCTTGTGTTTTGGTTGTTTTTATTCATTATCATTTTACTTAGTTTTGTGCTATTTTTAAAACAAATGCGAATTTGGCTTTATGAACACACTCAAAGGGTGGAAATTATGTGTTTGTTTGGAGCACCTTTTTGGTTTCGTTCTTTTATGCTCTATCGTGTGGTTTTTGTGGATTGTTTCATTTCTTTTTTAATTCTTTTGCTTTTTTTTACCCGTTTTTATAATCTTACTTTCATACAAGAGAGCTTAAAAGCTGTGGATATTGTTTTGCCTCCTGTGAATTTTATTGTGCATTTGGGTGGAATTTTTCTTGCCACTCTCTTTGTTTGTTTGATGTGTGTCAATTTTGTTATGTTTAGGGTGAAAAGATGA
- a CDS encoding cell division ATP-binding protein FtsE → MPYLIKAERLTLGYDELVIKEASFAFKNDDFVFITGKSGSGKSTLLKSFYGDLELLSGQLEVCKTSMKNIGNLELLALRQKIGIIFQDYKLIQEYSVEKNVMLPLMIKGYSKKVCKEQAAKLLKHVNLTFKADKKPDQLSGGEQQRVAMARALAHNPRLLLCDEPTGNLDEYSSDIIWTLLKSARELLNTCVVVVTHRIPSNLRLNYRRFNIENGKMNEIF, encoded by the coding sequence ATGCCCTATCTTATAAAAGCAGAACGATTGACTCTAGGTTATGATGAACTTGTGATTAAAGAGGCAAGTTTTGCTTTTAAAAACGATGATTTTGTTTTTATCACAGGGAAAAGTGGAAGTGGAAAAAGCACACTTTTAAAGTCTTTTTATGGGGATTTAGAATTGCTTTCAGGACAGCTTGAAGTGTGTAAAACATCTATGAAAAACATAGGAAATTTAGAGCTTTTAGCCTTGCGTCAAAAGATAGGAATCATTTTTCAAGATTATAAGCTCATTCAAGAATACAGCGTAGAAAAGAATGTTATGCTTCCTTTGATGATTAAAGGTTATAGCAAAAAGGTTTGTAAAGAACAAGCTGCAAAGCTTTTAAAGCATGTCAATTTAACTTTTAAAGCCGATAAAAAACCCGACCAGCTTTCAGGAGGGGAGCAACAAAGAGTCGCGATGGCAAGAGCCTTAGCTCACAATCCAAGACTCTTGCTTTGTGATGAGCCTACTGGAAATTTAGACGAATATTCTTCGGATATTATTTGGACGCTTTTAAAATCTGCTAGAGAGCTTTTAAACACTTGTGTTGTGGTTGTCACTCACAGAATTCCTAGCAATTTAAGACTTAATTATAGAAGATTTAATATAGAAAATGGAAAAATGAATGAAATTTTTTAA
- the trmB gene encoding tRNA (guanosine(46)-N7)-methyltransferase TrmB: protein MPNFKAKKIKTFDLPFEKNGVKLLWKAANENIILVFVQVEEQKFFLQIKKEQDEFIIKADKHSKPSQMSYLQKALEVFKENFCEELTSESFKHKALLQKTACIVNDFDELIEKLKNKRIYIEIGFGSGRHLLYQARENPEILMLGVEIYTPCLTQVAKLAKNYDNILLIQSDARLLMSVLNSNCAEKIFLHFPVPWDKKPHRRIISQAFCKECARVLTKNGVFELRTDSLEYFDFALKNFLEFQSPRFSLKKNENLEISSKYEDRWKRQNKNIYDLSVWNLDNLENDNQKTDEPNLKVLTFTPYNLTCLQKELKNQTFKEEDFFLHFQNFYRLDDGTLLVKISLGSFNKPEKLYLLLGKDLNFVFKKPFKTKENLKAMKRLQQIFENFS, encoded by the coding sequence ATGCCAAATTTCAAAGCAAAAAAAATCAAAACTTTTGATTTGCCTTTTGAAAAAAATGGGGTTAAATTGCTTTGGAAGGCTGCAAATGAAAACATTATTCTTGTTTTTGTTCAGGTGGAGGAACAAAAATTTTTTTTGCAGATTAAAAAAGAGCAAGATGAGTTTATCATTAAAGCAGACAAGCATTCTAAACCCTCTCAAATGAGTTATTTGCAAAAGGCTTTAGAAGTTTTTAAAGAGAATTTTTGCGAGGAGCTGACAAGTGAATCTTTTAAACATAAGGCTTTGCTGCAAAAGACTGCTTGCATTGTTAATGATTTTGATGAGCTGATTGAAAAGTTAAAAAATAAAAGAATTTATATAGAAATAGGCTTTGGGTCGGGCAGACATTTGCTCTATCAAGCCAGAGAAAACCCCGAAATTTTAATGCTTGGAGTGGAAATTTATACCCCATGTTTAACTCAAGTTGCAAAACTTGCAAAAAATTATGATAATATCTTACTCATTCAAAGTGATGCAAGGCTTTTAATGAGTGTTTTAAATTCAAATTGTGCAGAAAAAATTTTTTTACATTTTCCTGTGCCTTGGGATAAAAAACCACACAGACGCATCATAAGTCAAGCTTTTTGTAAAGAATGTGCAAGGGTGCTTACAAAGAATGGAGTTTTTGAGCTTAGAACGGATAGTTTGGAGTATTTTGATTTTGCACTTAAAAATTTTTTGGAATTTCAAAGCCCTCGATTTTCTCTTAAAAAGAACGAAAATTTAGAAATTTCAAGCAAGTATGAAGACAGATGGAAAAGACAAAACAAAAATATTTATGATTTAAGCGTTTGGAATTTAGATAATTTAGAAAATGACAATCAAAAAACAGATGAGCCGAATTTAAAGGTTTTAACTTTCACTCCATATAATTTAACGTGTTTGCAAAAAGAGCTTAAAAATCAAACTTTTAAAGAAGAGGATTTTTTCTTGCATTTTCAAAATTTTTATAGACTCGATGATGGCACTTTGCTCGTTAAAATCAGCTTGGGTTCTTTTAATAAACCTGAAAAGCTCTATTTACTTTTAGGTAAGGATTTGAACTTTGTTTTTAAAAAACCTTTTAAAACCAAAGAAAATTTAAAGGCTATGAAAAGGCTTCAACAAATTTTTGAAAATTTTTCATAA
- a CDS encoding fibronectin type III domain-containing protein has product MKKLQLSFYSLCLILLLSACSIPAGMTNSKETLVNESLPKIEKLKSISDMSSAAFEWEPLYNENIEGFYLYRSSEDSPEFKLVATIKDKFQTHYVDSKLEPGKKYHYMMKSFNNQNHISEEGTSIELITQPRIEALPFVQAVTNLPNRIKLIWRPHPDLRVDSYRIERTKMGENQFKTIAKLKNRLNAEYIDTDMKDNESFDYRIFAISFDGIESEPSEILSSTSKALPSQVEGLKASTDLSNKISLSWNASNDADFSYYKIYSTSSSFLPYTLLAQTDSNHYEDLVNEVGKSKYYKITQVDKDALESPMPKEGVEGKTLGLPAAPSIILAQSASDGINLEWVDNDDRASEYIIKRYGGDSPVIFKGVKEKRLKDIKALPGIEYEYEVISVDLAGNESAPSKRVKAGQ; this is encoded by the coding sequence ATGAAAAAATTGCAATTGAGTTTTTACTCTCTTTGTTTGATTCTTTTGCTTAGTGCTTGTAGCATTCCTGCGGGAATGACAAATTCAAAAGAAACTTTAGTGAATGAAAGTTTGCCAAAGATTGAAAAATTAAAAAGCATAAGTGATATGAGTAGTGCAGCCTTTGAATGGGAGCCTTTGTATAATGAAAACATAGAGGGCTTTTATCTGTATCGTTCGAGCGAAGATAGTCCTGAATTTAAACTTGTTGCAACGATTAAAGATAAATTTCAAACGCATTATGTTGATAGTAAGCTTGAACCCGGAAAAAAATATCACTATATGATGAAAAGTTTTAACAATCAAAACCATATTTCTGAAGAAGGCACAAGTATAGAGCTTATAACTCAACCAAGAATCGAAGCCTTGCCTTTTGTCCAAGCTGTAACAAATCTTCCCAATCGCATTAAATTGATTTGGCGTCCCCATCCGGATTTAAGAGTGGATTCTTATAGGATTGAAAGAACAAAAATGGGTGAAAATCAATTTAAAACAATAGCCAAGCTTAAAAATCGTCTCAATGCTGAATATATCGATACAGATATGAAGGACAATGAAAGTTTTGATTATAGAATCTTTGCAATAAGTTTTGATGGGATTGAAAGTGAGCCGAGTGAAATTTTAAGCTCTACAAGCAAGGCTTTGCCGTCGCAAGTGGAAGGCTTAAAAGCAAGTACAGATTTATCAAATAAAATCTCTCTTTCTTGGAATGCTTCAAATGATGCGGATTTTTCTTATTATAAAATTTATTCCACAAGCTCAAGTTTCTTGCCTTATACTCTTTTGGCTCAAACGGATTCTAATCATTATGAAGATCTTGTTAATGAAGTTGGAAAAAGCAAGTATTATAAAATCACTCAAGTGGATAAAGATGCCCTTGAAAGCCCTATGCCTAAAGAAGGTGTAGAGGGTAAAACTTTGGGACTTCCTGCTGCACCAAGCATCATTTTAGCTCAAAGTGCAAGTGATGGTATTAATTTAGAATGGGTGGATAATGATGATAGAGCGAGTGAATATATCATCAAACGTTATGGAGGAGATTCTCCTGTAATTTTTAAGGGTGTTAAAGAAAAAAGACTCAAAGACATTAAGGCTTTACCGGGAATTGAATATGAATATGAAGTCATAAGTGTTGATTTAGCAGGAAATGAATCAGCACCTTCAAAAAGGGTTAAAGCGGGACAATAA
- a CDS encoding RluA family pseudouridine synthase translates to MQNFLSDENVRLDIFLAQKLKQSRSQVASLIENGGVCVNGEIQKKNSLKLKIADEIQIKIPLQTQTNPKYEIHFELDILYEDEDLLVLNKIPQLPVHGASSVKQATLVDWLVSKNYTLSNLGGEIRAGLVHRLDKNTSGAIIIAKNNFTHQKLSEQLQDKTLGRIYLALIDLPLKEDKIIINKALARCVYNPIKKSVVDEGIRGAKSAKSAFVNLLNSKDCALIAAKLFTGRTHQIRAHLASLNRHILGDILYGYKAKTDLRMMLHSYVLYFIHPKTKEKIFVKAPLMNDFETILLKKFSIGEIDEKIAIEFLLSLFDSFA, encoded by the coding sequence ATGCAAAATTTTTTAAGCGATGAGAATGTGAGATTGGATATTTTTTTAGCTCAAAAACTCAAACAAAGTCGCTCTCAAGTGGCTTCACTTATTGAAAATGGAGGTGTTTGTGTCAATGGTGAAATTCAAAAGAAAAATTCACTTAAACTTAAAATCGCCGATGAAATTCAAATAAAAATTCCACTTCAAACTCAAACAAATCCTAAATATGAAATTCATTTTGAGCTTGACATTCTTTATGAAGATGAAGATTTGCTTGTTTTAAATAAAATTCCTCAACTTCCCGTGCATGGAGCAAGTAGTGTTAAACAAGCCACTCTCGTGGATTGGTTGGTTTCTAAAAATTACACCCTTTCAAATTTAGGTGGTGAAATTCGTGCAGGATTAGTGCATAGACTCGATAAAAATACGAGCGGAGCTATTATCATCGCTAAAAATAATTTCACGCATCAAAAATTAAGCGAACAATTGCAAGATAAAACTTTAGGTAGAATTTATCTTGCGTTAATTGATTTGCCATTAAAAGAGGATAAAATAATCATCAATAAAGCCTTAGCACGTTGCGTTTATAATCCCATTAAAAAAAGCGTTGTGGATGAGGGAATAAGAGGGGCTAAAAGTGCTAAAAGTGCCTTTGTAAATTTGCTGAATTCTAAAGATTGTGCCTTGATTGCAGCAAAACTTTTTACCGGTAGAACTCATCAGATTAGAGCACATTTAGCAAGTTTGAATCGTCATATTTTAGGCGATATTTTGTATGGATATAAGGCTAAAACAGATTTAAGAATGATGCTTCATTCTTATGTGCTTTATTTTATCCATCCAAAAACAAAGGAAAAAATTTTTGTTAAAGCCCCTTTGATGAATGATTTTGAAACAATTTTATTAAAAAAATTTAGCATAGGAGAAATCGATGAAAAAATTGCAATTGAGTTTTTACTCTCTTTGTTTGATTCTTTTGCTTAG
- a CDS encoding FtsW/RodA/SpoVE family cell cycle protein yields the protein MFKLDRRILTHFDFVQPFLILPIILTSFFLIFEANSFLAEKQFVYMCIGFLAFSFFFFLPIRRLMWLIPLLYWVNIFLLLSTDIFGVEKLGAKRWLEIPFTHFTIQPSELFKPSFILMLAYLIYQKPPPKNGYKIKSFIKLSFYIILPFLLIAKEPDLGTALVLLIVGFGVLFIIGVNYKIWLSIALIVGLCSPMAYTYLLKPYQKQRIQKFISQAPDYQVAQSMIAIGNGGLIGKPQDEATQTHFKFLPISTSDFIFAYMIERFGFLGGLTLILFYILLIFHLLSLNQKLKEDYFARVVLNCVALFIFIYSAVNISMTIGLAPVVGVPLPFFSYGGSSFTIFMIFFGILQHLITFRFSWVEKNK from the coding sequence TTGTTTAAATTAGACAGACGCATTTTAACGCATTTTGATTTCGTTCAACCCTTTTTGATTTTACCCATTATATTGACTTCGTTTTTTTTGATTTTTGAGGCTAATAGCTTTTTAGCTGAAAAACAATTTGTTTATATGTGTATAGGTTTTTTAGCCTTTAGTTTTTTCTTTTTCTTACCTATACGCAGATTGATGTGGCTCATACCCTTGCTTTATTGGGTGAATATTTTTTTACTTTTAAGCACGGATATTTTCGGAGTTGAAAAACTTGGAGCTAAACGTTGGCTTGAAATTCCATTCACTCATTTTACCATACAACCTTCAGAACTCTTTAAACCCTCGTTTATCTTAATGCTTGCCTATTTGATTTATCAAAAACCTCCTCCAAAAAATGGCTATAAGATTAAAAGTTTCATTAAGCTTAGTTTCTATATCATTTTACCCTTTTTGTTGATCGCTAAAGAACCCGATTTAGGCACTGCGTTGGTGCTTTTGATTGTAGGTTTTGGAGTGCTTTTTATCATAGGTGTCAATTATAAAATTTGGCTAAGCATTGCCCTTATTGTGGGGCTTTGCTCTCCTATGGCTTATACTTATCTTTTAAAGCCCTATCAAAAACAAAGGATTCAAAAATTCATATCTCAAGCTCCTGATTATCAAGTTGCACAATCAATGATAGCGATTGGAAATGGTGGATTAATCGGCAAACCTCAAGATGAAGCCACTCAAACTCATTTTAAATTTTTGCCGATTTCAACGAGTGATTTTATCTTTGCTTATATGATAGAAAGATTTGGATTTTTAGGAGGTTTAACCCTTATTTTGTTTTATATTTTATTGATTTTTCATCTTTTGAGTTTAAACCAAAAACTTAAAGAAGATTATTTTGCAAGAGTTGTGCTTAATTGCGTTGCACTTTTTATTTTTATCTATTCAGCTGTTAATATTTCTATGACCATAGGACTTGCTCCCGTTGTAGGTGTGCCTTTGCCTTTTTTCAGTTATGGTGGTAGTTCTTTTACAATTTTTATGATTTTTTTTGGAATTTTACAACATCTCATTACTTTTAGATTTTCTTGGGTTGAAAAGAACAAATAA